From the Cryptosporangium aurantiacum genome, one window contains:
- a CDS encoding adenosylmethionine--8-amino-7-oxononanoate transaminase, protein MATYQDRPADELLALDAAHIWHPYAQLTGPAPVLPVVSASGVRLRLADGRELVDGTSSWWAAIHGYNHPVLNAAAADQLGRMAHVMFGGLTHPPAVELARLLVEITPAPLETVFFADSGSVAVEVAIKTALQYQFSTGHPDRMRLLTVRSGYYGDTFGAMAVCDPVNGMHHLFSGVLPQHLFAPAPPAEFDAGYADELVTMVERHAGELAAVIVEPVVQNAGGMRFYDPVYLRVLREVCDATGVLLIFDEIATGFGRTGTLFAADAAGVSPDVMAVGKAMTGGYLTMAAVLTTRAVATGVGTLMHGPTFMANPLAAAVSVASIRLLLEGPWRATVARLSERLRAGLEPARALPGVADVRVRGGIGVVELRSPVDVARVTGAVVDRGVWLRPFRNLIYTMPPYLLGAETTDAAEDANRICAAILAAAAPPDA, encoded by the coding sequence ATGGCGACGTACCAGGACCGTCCGGCCGACGAACTTCTCGCGCTGGACGCCGCCCACATCTGGCACCCGTACGCGCAGTTGACCGGCCCCGCGCCGGTTCTGCCGGTGGTCTCGGCGTCCGGGGTGCGGCTGCGGCTGGCGGACGGGCGGGAACTGGTCGACGGGACCAGCTCCTGGTGGGCCGCGATCCACGGTTACAACCACCCGGTGCTCAACGCGGCCGCCGCCGACCAGCTCGGACGCATGGCGCACGTCATGTTCGGCGGGCTGACGCACCCGCCGGCGGTCGAGTTGGCTCGCCTGCTGGTGGAGATCACCCCGGCGCCGCTGGAGACCGTGTTCTTCGCCGATTCCGGGTCGGTCGCCGTCGAGGTGGCGATCAAGACCGCGCTGCAGTACCAGTTCTCGACCGGACACCCGGACCGCATGCGGCTGCTGACCGTCCGCAGCGGTTACTACGGCGACACGTTCGGCGCGATGGCGGTCTGCGACCCGGTCAACGGCATGCACCACCTGTTCTCCGGTGTGCTGCCCCAGCACCTCTTCGCGCCCGCCCCGCCGGCCGAGTTCGACGCCGGGTACGCCGACGAGTTGGTCACGATGGTGGAGCGGCACGCTGGGGAGCTGGCCGCGGTGATCGTCGAGCCGGTCGTCCAGAACGCCGGTGGTATGCGCTTTTACGACCCGGTCTACCTGCGGGTGCTGCGCGAGGTCTGTGACGCGACCGGCGTCCTGCTGATCTTCGACGAGATCGCGACCGGGTTCGGCCGCACCGGGACGCTCTTCGCGGCCGACGCGGCGGGCGTGAGCCCGGACGTCATGGCGGTCGGCAAGGCGATGACCGGTGGGTACCTGACGATGGCTGCGGTGCTTACAACACGTGCGGTGGCGACCGGCGTCGGCACACTGATGCACGGTCCGACGTTCATGGCCAATCCGCTCGCGGCAGCGGTGTCGGTGGCGAGCATCCGGTTGCTGCTGGAAGGGCCGTGGCGTGCGACCGTGGCGCGGCTGTCCGAGCGGCTGCGGGCCGGTCTGGAGCCGGCGCGGGCGCTGCCCGGCGTGGCGGACGTCCGGGTGCGCGGCGGGATCGGCGTGGTGGAGCTGCGATCGCCGGTGGACGTCGCTCGAGTGACCGGGGCGGTCGTCGACCGCGGGGTGTGGCTGCGGCCGTTCCGGAACCTGATCTACACGATGCCGCCCTACCTTCTCGGCGCCGAGACGACGGATGCCGCCGAGGATGCGAATCGGATCTGCGCGGCGATCCTGGCCGCCGCGGCACCCCCAGACGCCTGA
- a CDS encoding WhiB family transcriptional regulator, which produces MAAEVITDLVVGDAPEWQDRALCAQTDPEAFFPEKGGSTREAKRICTGCEVKAECLEYALAHDERFGIWGGLSERERRKLKKRVV; this is translated from the coding sequence GTGGCCGCAGAAGTGATCACCGATCTCGTAGTCGGTGACGCACCGGAGTGGCAGGACCGCGCGCTCTGCGCGCAGACAGACCCGGAAGCTTTCTTTCCGGAGAAGGGCGGTTCGACCCGCGAGGCCAAGCGCATCTGCACCGGGTGCGAGGTCAAAGCGGAATGCTTGGAGTACGCGCTTGCACACGACGAACGCTTCGGTATCTGGGGTGGACTGTCGGAACGCGAGCGACGCAAGCTCAAGAAGCGTGTCGTCTGA
- a CDS encoding metallopeptidase family protein, with translation MSSAAEHRRRPGTSRRDRRGRGMRGRLVPATVPLSRSRAQIFDDLVLDAVEHLEPRWSTQLRDVEFAVEDVPPELPSYDSDVLEDGNVPLARLLPGRDGGRGRSTPPRIVVYRRPLEARAYDREDLADLVHDVVVEQVANLLGLDPDDVDPPGH, from the coding sequence ATGTCCTCCGCCGCCGAGCACCGGCGCCGCCCCGGTACCTCCCGCCGTGACCGGCGCGGCCGAGGCATGCGCGGACGTCTGGTCCCGGCCACGGTCCCGCTCTCCCGCAGCCGCGCGCAGATCTTCGACGACCTCGTGCTGGACGCCGTCGAGCACCTCGAGCCGCGGTGGTCCACGCAACTGCGCGACGTCGAGTTCGCGGTCGAGGACGTTCCGCCGGAGCTGCCGTCCTACGACTCGGACGTGCTGGAGGACGGCAACGTCCCGCTGGCGCGGCTGCTGCCGGGGCGGGACGGCGGGCGGGGTCGCAGCACTCCGCCGCGGATCGTCGTCTACCGGCGCCCGCTGGAGGCACGCGCCTACGACCGGGAGGACCTCGCCGACCTGGTTCACGACGTCGTCGTGGAGCAGGTGGCGAACCTGCTCGGCCTCGATCCCGACGACGTCGACCCGCCCGGCCACTGA
- a CDS encoding ATP-binding protein encodes MDRPTSGYWPSRDTVLAAPDRIAAVDRAQAIASRCLADQLARLVAEACGAPNALISLVHVQRQIVLGSFGAGRAGAGPAEIAAERSLCEAVVAAGIPIIVGDATQDRRFAETAAVRKHGLAAYVGFPIRDADDQVVGVLAIGDHLPRDWSARQLTVIDDAAQLFTTGLAGEIDRERRSANPPPVADVNDELADRLDEINAFTDALLTSLQTGVAACDRHGRLVVFNQALRRMLGVADDNYADCAPDEWPAAMHLYHPDRRPFSADDMPLRRALRGERVRDIDVLVLAPGHRPRMVSVNGQPIVDTSGDRIGAVITAEDITQRRRAEQLQACELATAQALADTSDLAAATTTTLAAIGTSLHWPHAELWLADELSGALTPIARWDEPGREPIPRMSEPVVGGSGLTGTVWKTGTPIWVADIATGPLSDPIAAGCGLHAALGVPVRSGERTIGVLTFYSAHAEEPESSLIAVLLGIAAQIGQYLERRRAESYAARLARSEEEYIALVGHELRTPLTSIAAYTELLRESGDEERLGGVRPLLEVVDRNTRLLLAIVENLLDLAALDSGHTMLELVPTDLATIVRDAVDAYAPAAGEQGVRLRAQLPSEAPLVADPERLRQAVDHLIDNAVRYSPDGGDVDVSLEASDGSVALTVADTGIGIPVNELEVVTRRLRRGTRSTERKIRGTGLGLAIATTVLARHGGTLTLQSQGEQGTTATARLPLRPPVAATRE; translated from the coding sequence GTGGATCGTCCGACGAGCGGCTACTGGCCCAGCCGGGACACCGTGCTGGCCGCGCCCGACCGGATCGCAGCCGTCGACCGCGCGCAGGCCATCGCTTCCCGCTGCCTCGCCGATCAGCTGGCCCGGCTCGTCGCCGAGGCCTGCGGGGCACCGAACGCGCTGATCTCGCTGGTCCATGTCCAGCGCCAGATCGTGCTCGGCTCGTTCGGCGCCGGGCGCGCGGGTGCCGGCCCCGCCGAGATCGCCGCCGAGCGGTCGCTGTGCGAGGCGGTGGTCGCGGCCGGGATCCCGATCATCGTCGGCGACGCGACCCAGGACCGGCGGTTCGCCGAGACCGCCGCGGTACGGAAGCACGGCCTCGCCGCCTACGTCGGGTTCCCGATCCGGGACGCCGACGACCAGGTCGTCGGCGTCCTGGCGATCGGCGACCATCTGCCGCGCGACTGGTCGGCCCGCCAGCTCACGGTGATCGACGACGCCGCCCAGCTGTTCACGACGGGCCTGGCAGGCGAGATCGACCGCGAGCGCCGGAGCGCCAACCCACCGCCGGTCGCCGACGTCAACGACGAGCTCGCCGACCGGCTCGACGAGATCAACGCGTTCACCGACGCGCTGCTCACCAGCCTCCAGACCGGCGTCGCCGCCTGCGACCGGCACGGGCGCCTGGTCGTCTTCAACCAGGCGCTGCGCCGGATGCTCGGCGTCGCCGACGACAACTACGCCGACTGCGCGCCGGACGAGTGGCCGGCCGCCATGCACCTCTACCACCCCGACCGGCGTCCGTTCTCCGCCGACGACATGCCGCTCCGCCGGGCGCTGCGCGGCGAGCGTGTCCGGGACATCGACGTGCTGGTGCTCGCCCCGGGCCACCGCCCGCGGATGGTCTCGGTCAACGGCCAGCCGATCGTCGACACGTCAGGCGACCGGATCGGCGCGGTGATCACCGCCGAGGACATCACCCAGCGCCGCCGCGCGGAACAGCTCCAGGCCTGCGAGCTGGCCACGGCGCAGGCACTGGCGGACACGTCCGACCTGGCCGCCGCCACCACGACGACGCTCGCGGCGATCGGCACCAGCCTGCACTGGCCGCACGCCGAACTCTGGCTCGCCGACGAGCTGTCCGGCGCGCTCACTCCGATCGCCCGCTGGGACGAGCCCGGACGCGAGCCGATCCCGCGCATGTCCGAGCCCGTCGTCGGTGGTTCCGGCCTCACCGGCACGGTCTGGAAGACCGGGACGCCGATCTGGGTGGCGGACATCGCGACCGGACCGCTGTCGGACCCGATCGCAGCCGGCTGCGGCCTGCACGCCGCGCTCGGCGTCCCGGTGCGCAGCGGCGAGCGGACGATCGGCGTCCTGACGTTCTACTCCGCGCACGCCGAGGAGCCCGAGAGCTCGCTGATCGCGGTCCTGCTCGGCATCGCGGCGCAGATCGGGCAGTACCTGGAGCGCCGCCGCGCGGAGAGTTACGCCGCCCGGCTGGCACGCTCCGAGGAGGAGTACATCGCGCTGGTCGGCCACGAGCTCCGGACGCCGTTGACGTCGATCGCGGCCTACACCGAGCTGCTCCGCGAGTCCGGGGACGAGGAGCGTCTCGGCGGCGTCCGGCCGCTGCTGGAGGTCGTCGACCGCAACACGCGCCTGCTGCTGGCGATCGTCGAGAACCTGCTCGACCTGGCCGCGCTCGACTCCGGCCACACGATGCTCGAACTCGTCCCCACCGACCTGGCGACGATCGTCCGCGACGCGGTCGACGCGTACGCTCCGGCCGCCGGCGAGCAGGGCGTCCGCCTCCGGGCGCAGCTACCGTCGGAGGCGCCGCTCGTCGCCGACCCGGAACGGCTCCGGCAGGCCGTCGACCACCTCATCGACAACGCCGTGCGCTACAGCCCGGACGGCGGGGACGTGGACGTGTCGCTCGAGGCCAGTGACGGGTCGGTGGCGCTCACCGTCGCCGACACCGGAATCGGCATCCCGGTGAACGAGCTGGAGGTCGTGACCCGCCGGTTGCGCCGCGGTACCCGCAGCACCGAACGGAAGATCCGCGGTACCGGGCTCGGCCTGGCGATCGCCACGACCGTGCTGGCCAGGCACGGCGGCACGCTCACCCTGCAGTCGCAGGGTGAGCAGGGCACGACCGCGACCGCACGGCTCCCGCTGCGTCCCCCGGTGGCCGCTACGCGAGAGTGA